One Stratiformator vulcanicus genomic window, GGCCCGGCAGGTGCTATCGTTCGACGAACGAACTCCAACCGGACGACATCGGCATGTGGTCAGCAGTCCTCGATATTTGGTACACGGCAGTTGATTGGTTCTGGTTCTACGTGCGGTTCGTGATCCAGCTCTGGGAGCAGATGACCCCGCTCCATTATGCGATCTTGCTGACGACCATCGCGATCATGGGCTTCGTGCTGATGGGCAGAAGCATGAAGCGTCTTTAATTTGCGGAGCGTTTTGCGTTTTCGCGGAACTTCGGTTCGCTGCGCACCGTCTACAGGTCTGACGACCTTGACTTGGATGGTGGAGCCAGCGGATGAGTGCCCGTGACTCGGATCAATTTCTGGACACGTTGAAGATTGCCTCGCCCTGCCGGATGAATTGGCGGAACATGGAGGGTGACGACCGCGTTCGCTTCTGCGACTGGTGCGAGAAGAAGGTTTATAACCTCGAGGGAATGTCGGGGAGCGAAGCCGAATCGCTGGTGGCCGAACACGAGGGCCGGATGTGTGTGCGGATGCGGGTTCGGCATGACCGCTCGGTCGTCGCCGGAAACTGTCCCCGCGGCGTACGGCGCTTCAGGACGAGGGTGGCATCGGTCGCGGCGTCGGTTCTGTTTCTGTTTGCAACCCCACTGCTTTGCCTGTTCGCCCCACGCGCGGTTTCGGGGGCGGTCAAGTCGGTGAATCGTAATGCCGGGAACCGGCTCGGCGACGGGCTCGATGACCTCCGGCAACTCGTCGGTCTTCCGCCTGCGCATGCGTATTTTATCACGGGAGCAGTGTGTGTCGTCCCGCTGCCGATCGCACCGGCCCCGCCACCGACAACCGGGTCGGAACCGCCTCACGCACCGCCGATCGAGGCACCGCGACCATAGACAGATCCAACGATGCCGCGAGCGTCTCGGCCGAGAGGTTGCGGCTGTTTTCGTCGTTGTATCGATTCTACTCTCAACTCTGTTTGGGCTGTCGCCGTAAGCACCGTTGCAAGAACTTGGCGAGCGGCCAGATGCGGGGGCGAGACGCACCCCGGCACCCGAACATCGGTGCCACGAACTATGAAGGGTGGCTGGGGACGGGCGCGAGATCGAAAGTTGTCCTCCTCGAACTCTGCAGGCGTACCCGATAGCCGATTGCCCGCCCCCAGTGCTGGGGCGATCGAATAGATAACAGCAGGTCGGCGTCGCCCCGCGCTCGCTGGGGGCGGCTCTTCGAGACCGTCCCCAGCCACCCATTTTTTGTCCGGCGCAACCATCTTTCCATGGTTGGAGGAACACACGGTGCGCACCGCCTCTGTTCGCCCCGCCGGTGGGAGCAGTCATCTGACTGCGTTATCCCCATGCGGCGGATGTTGCCGCGGCAAAACTGCCGGGCGCGCGTCCGTTTTTTTTTAAGAGCTGTCAGCTATCGGCTGTCAGCTACCAGCAAGACTTGGGTAGCCCGGCCTTTCATGGCCGGGTGCCGACAGGCACAAGATGCCGTTCGAGAACATTAAGAGAGAGTTGGAGGCCGACTGCGAGAGTGAAATTAATGAATTTCGAGTGGCACGGACAACGTCCGTGCGGCGCAGCCGCCAGAGTATTCAGCTACCGGCCATAATTAACATTGGACGCCGGACTGGTAGGGACATCTCTGCCCAGATGCTCTTGTCGCTGCGCGACCCGGACGGTGTCCGGGCCACACTTGAATTGGGTAGGCGTTGATCCAATCCCCGAGTGGCACGGACACCGTCCGTGCGGCGCAGCCGCCAGAGCATGCAGCTGCCGACCACAATTAACATTGGACGCCGGACTGGTAGGGACATCTCTACCTGAGTGCTCTACGCGACCCGGACGATGTCCGGGCCGCACTTGAATTGGATATGTGCCAGCAGGCCAAGATGCCCTTTGTGGGCTGTGTCCGAGAATCGAAGGCCGATCACCGGAGCGAGATTTTCTCGAAAGACGTCTTGTCGCTGCGCGACCCGGCCGTGAACGGCCGGGCTACCCGCTGCTCGTCGCGACCCGGACGTCGTCCGGGCCACTCTTGAATTGGTCGCTGTTACTCACGCGTCCCGGCCGGCGAGGACTGGCATCACGTAGGGACCTTTCGGCACGACGGCGATGCGCGCGTCGGAGCCGTGTTTATCGAGAGCCGATTCGATTGCGGCCTCGACCGTCGGTGCTGACGAGACGAACAGACGGTCGAGTTCTTCCGGCGCCAGTCCGCCGGTGACGTAAACGACCTCGACCTTACGGCGGACCTTGGCCAGTTCTTCAAGCTGCCACTGATCCATGACGAAGTAGTCGGTGTTCGTAATCTTGTGCATGAATTCGTCGAGCGATTCGTTTTGGTCGAACAGGCTATCGAATTCAGGGCTGCCGACCCCTTCGGACAGATCGGCCGCGAGAATGATCGTTCCGCCGCGCTTCAAGATCGAAAGGACGCCGGTCAGGCCTTTTACCGACTGATAAAAATTCTGGTCGAGTGGATAGCCAGCGCACGACGTCACGACAACATCGACCGGCGCATCAACCTCAGCCGCCACGATTTCGCGAACGTTCTCCACTCCGGCATGAAACGCTTTGATCATGTCGCCCGCGACGACGCTCGTGACCCGGCGTTTCTCGTCGAGCGTCACGTTCACAATAAAGTCGCAGCCGACGTGCAACCCGATCCAAGTGTTTTCCTCGTGAACCGGGTTGCCTTCGAGAAACCCGCAGTCGGCATTGGGATGTTCGAGAAACTTCGGCGAGTGCCAGACCTTGACCGTTTCGAGGGCTGCGATGCCGGGGCAGATGAGTTTGCGACCGCCGGAGTAGCCGGCCATCAGGTGCGGTTCGATCAGGCCGGTCGTGATCTTGAGTTCGGCTTCGACATAGCGCGAGTCGATCCAGATCGGCACGCCGTTGGGCGACTCGCCGCAGTAGGTGTGCTCTTCAATGCGTTTGCCGAAGTGGTTCTCGCAGCGGTAGTTCTCTGCGATCTCGCGGCCCACCAACTCAACGAGTTCCTCGCCTTCGTTGGGGCGATGCAAACCGGTCGCGATCAGAATGCAGATGCCCTCCCGCGGGATGCCGGATGTTTCGAGGGTGCTGAGGATCGGCCCCAGCAGCATCGCGTTCGGTACGGGACGCGTGATGTCGCAAATCACGATGCAGGCGGACCGCTTGTCCTTCGCGATTTCCGAAAGGGGCGGCGTACCGATCGGATCGGCAAGCAGTCGTTCAACTGCGGCGGTCGGGTCGTCGAGTGGCTCAACCGGCTGGAGCGTGAGCGGCCCGACGAGATTGGCGTCGGGGACTTCGATGTCGAGACCGGTCTTGCCGTAGTCGAGGCGGAGTTGCATGGGGGACTTTTCTCAGGTCTCAAGACCCACGGGGCGGTGCCCGTGGATTTGGTTTTGCTAATTGCCCATGAGGGTCAGGGTCAAAGTGCGGGAGCCGCCGTGGTTGCGGTGCTCGCAAAGATAGATGCCCTGCCAGATTCCCAGAGCCAGTTTGCCGTTGGTAACTGGAACGGTGACGCTCGGGCCGAGCAGGCTCGACTTCACATGCGAAGTCATGTCGTCCGGGCCTTCGAGGGTGTGTTCATAGTCGAGGTGCTCCGGCACGATGTGATTCATCGCCGTTTCAAAATCGACGCGCACGTCGGGGTCGGCGTTCTCGTTGATGGTGAGCGCCGCCGACGTGTGCTGGATGAAGACGTGGAGCAGACCGCATTCGACGGGACCAAGCTCGCGCATCGCCTCATGCACATATTGCGTGATGAGGTGATACCCGCGCGAATGGGAAGGCAGCGAAATGGTGGTCTGTGAGCAATTCATCGCTTCAGGCGTTTGGGTTCCGGTAGCCCCCATATTAACGACGCGAACGCGTCCCGTCTTGTTTCGAGCGGCTGACTCTTCGCAGCTTCAAAGGGATCAACGTCCGAGCCAACGCCGGAGCGCCAGACTGTGCCAACGCCGATTGCATCGGGTCAAGCGGTCGGTCACGATAGCGAGTGCCGATCCGTTTCATTGGAATTCGGCCTATTTCAATCCAAGCTCGCCCAAGGATCGACCTCGATGAATCGCCGTAATTTTCTAGCCGGAACCGCCGCGACCGCGACCGCCGTTGCTACCGCAGGATTGGCCCCAACTGCCGGCGCTCAGAATACCGGCACAGGCGAAAACGCCGGCCCAAAGTCATTTCGCCTGAAGTACGCTCCGCATTTCGGCACGTTCGACAACATCGCCGGCAACGACCCGGTCGACCAATTGAAGTTCATTGCCGATCAGGGCTTCACCGCATTGGAAGATAATCCGATGGCGGGGCGACCGATCGATGAGCAGAAGCGAATCGCTTCAGAAATGGAGCGGCTTGATATCGAGATGGGCGTGTTTGTCGCGAATTGGCCGGCGAGTGATTACTTCAAGAACCCCCGATTGGCATCGGGCCGGAAGTCCGACCTCGACAAGTTTTTGAAAGAGATGCGAACGGCGATCGAAGTCGGGAAGCGGGTCAACGCAAAGTGGGCCACCGTGGTCTGCGGGACGCTCGACCACGGTAAGGAGATGGGTTACCAGACGGCCAATGTGGTCGAAGCCCTGCGGCGGGCCTCGGACATCTGCGAGGAGACCGGCTTAATTATGGTTCTGGAGCCGCTGAACCATTACGCGAATCATCCCGAATTGTTCCTGAGCGGAAGCCCGCAGGCGTACGAAATTTGCCGGGCGGTCAACAGTCCGCATTGCAAGATTCTGTTCGACATTTACCACCAGCAGATCACCGAAGGAAACCTGATCCCGAACATCGACATGTGCTGGGACGAGATCGCCTACTTCCAAATCGGCGATAACCCCGGTCGCAAGGAACCGGGGACCGGCGAAATCAACTATCGCAATGTATTTAAGCACATCCACAAGAGAGGCTTCGACGGAATTCTCGGCATGGAGCACGGGCAGTCGCTGCCGGGCGAAGATGGCGAGTGGGCGGTGCTCAACGCGTATCGGGCACATGATCAGTTTTGATGCACGCCGTCCGATCGGGAGTGTCCGTCCGATGCTTTCGAGATATTCGCTGCGTTTAAAATACGCGTTCGGGATCGGGTCGCCATGACGTCTGCGAGCAGATCCCATCCACCAGCAGAACCTTCGCCCCGGCTGAGGCCGCCTCATCCGGCTGAAGCGAGCGACGAAGAGCTTTTGGCCGACTGTCAGTTGAAACGGGTGCGGCGATCGGGACCCGGAGGGCAGCATCGCAATAAAGTCGAAACCGGTGTGGTCCTCCGACACGAGCCCACCGGCACAACCGCTGAGGCAGCCGAACGTCGCTCTGTCGAGCAGAACAAGAAGGTCGCGGTTCGGCGACTCCGCGAGCGGTTGGCGCTCAAGCTACGCTGTGAACGAAACGATGAGGGGCCACTTCCTGAATTGTGGACGAGGCGGATCAAGAATAGGCGAATCACAATTAGCTCCTCTCACTCTGATCTCGCCCCGTTGATCGCGATCGCACTCGATTTTGTCGCGAGGTACGGTGGTGACACCCGGGTCGCGGCCGACCGGCTCGGGATTACGCCGTCGCAACTGGTACGATTCCTGAAGTTACTCCCTGCGGCGTTCCAAGTGGCCAACGACATTCGAGAGCAAAACGGTCA contains:
- the larA gene encoding nickel-dependent lactate racemase, whose translation is MQLRLDYGKTGLDIEVPDANLVGPLTLQPVEPLDDPTAAVERLLADPIGTPPLSEIAKDKRSACIVICDITRPVPNAMLLGPILSTLETSGIPREGICILIATGLHRPNEGEELVELVGREIAENYRCENHFGKRIEEHTYCGESPNGVPIWIDSRYVEAELKITTGLIEPHLMAGYSGGRKLICPGIAALETVKVWHSPKFLEHPNADCGFLEGNPVHEENTWIGLHVGCDFIVNVTLDEKRRVTSVVAGDMIKAFHAGVENVREIVAAEVDAPVDVVVTSCAGYPLDQNFYQSVKGLTGVLSILKRGGTIILAADLSEGVGSPEFDSLFDQNESLDEFMHKITNTDYFVMDQWQLEELAKVRRKVEVVYVTGGLAPEELDRLFVSSAPTVEAAIESALDKHGSDARIAVVPKGPYVMPVLAGRDA
- a CDS encoding secondary thiamine-phosphate synthase enzyme YjbQ, with the translated sequence MGATGTQTPEAMNCSQTTISLPSHSRGYHLITQYVHEAMRELGPVECGLLHVFIQHTSAALTINENADPDVRVDFETAMNHIVPEHLDYEHTLEGPDDMTSHVKSSLLGPSVTVPVTNGKLALGIWQGIYLCEHRNHGGSRTLTLTLMGN
- a CDS encoding hydroxypyruvate isomerase family protein, whose protein sequence is MNRRNFLAGTAATATAVATAGLAPTAGAQNTGTGENAGPKSFRLKYAPHFGTFDNIAGNDPVDQLKFIADQGFTALEDNPMAGRPIDEQKRIASEMERLDIEMGVFVANWPASDYFKNPRLASGRKSDLDKFLKEMRTAIEVGKRVNAKWATVVCGTLDHGKEMGYQTANVVEALRRASDICEETGLIMVLEPLNHYANHPELFLSGSPQAYEICRAVNSPHCKILFDIYHQQITEGNLIPNIDMCWDEIAYFQIGDNPGRKEPGTGEINYRNVFKHIHKRGFDGILGMEHGQSLPGEDGEWAVLNAYRAHDQF
- a CDS encoding peptide chain release factor family protein, which produces MTSASRSHPPAEPSPRLRPPHPAEASDEELLADCQLKRVRRSGPGGQHRNKVETGVVLRHEPTGTTAEAAERRSVEQNKKVAVRRLRERLALKLRCERNDEGPLPELWTRRIKNRRITISSSHSDLAPLIAIALDFVARYGGDTRVAADRLGITPSQLVRFLKLLPAAFQVANDIREQNGQHRLR